The sequence ATGGCGGTGGTCGGGTTGCTTCAAACCCTCCCACCCCTGCTCTTTGGTCCACTGATCGGTGTGTATTTGGATCGCGTTCGAAAGAAGCCGGTTATGATTGGAGTCGATCTCCTTCGCACTTTGATGGTTTTCTTGATTCCGGTACTCTATGCCTTGGAGGTCTTGACGCTCGATTGGCTGTATGTCCTTGTATTCGCCACAGCAATCTTCTCGACCGTCTTTGGGCCGGCTTTGACTTCTGCCGTTCCACTGATCGTGCCCAAAGATCGCCTTGTTGCCGCCAATGCTCTGATGCAAACGACCACGAACGTGGGACTCCTGGTGGGACCTGCCCTCAGCGGTCTCGGCATTGCGCTCATCGGAGCCCAAAACGTGCTCTATGTTGACGCAGCGACCTTCTTTATCTCCGCACTGTGCATATTCCCCATTCGAGTGCATGAAACGCTCGATCATGTGCGTCTTGCGAGCAAAGGCTTGACGGAAGGCATCGCCAGCGATTTGCTGGCAGGCTTTCGCTTCGTATTTGTCGAACAAAAGACCGTCATGCTCCTTATGCTGACGGCTACCCTCTATAGCGTCGGCATTAGTGCCTTCATCTTTTTGTTGCCCGTCTTTGCGAAAGATGTGCTGGGAGTCGGTCCGATCCAACTTGGGTGGCTCTGGTCGGCCCTTGGCGTGGGGATGCTGCTTGCGTCACTGAGTCTCACGTCGATCTCAAAGGGAGACGTACCTTGGCGCCTTCGATTCATGTCCGGCGCGCTCGCAATCGGGGGCATTGCTGTAGCTGCACTCGGTTTCCTTGAAGCGCCTCTTGCGGCCGGAGCCGTGATCGCAGTGATCGGAGGGAGCACAGCCATGTTTACGCCGTTAGTATGGACGATGCTTCAAGAATTGACGCCCACGCATCTTCTCGGCCGAGTCTTTACAAGCTTTGCAACAGGAGGGATGGCGTCATCCATGGCTGGGATGGCGGGGTTTGGGTGGGCCGCGGATACGATTGGCCCTGCTGCCAGCTTGGGAGGTATCAGCGCCATTCTTCTACTGACGGCTGCTACCGCATGGTTTTTCAGCTTCTACAAATCGCACGCACGAGGTTTAACGGTTGCCACGGCTGGCTCGTTTCCTTCTTAAGCCGGTCCCCCGCCAAAATAGAGCAATGAAACGCCTCAGGGCCTTGTCACGAATCGTCACTAAGTGTGGATCACAATCCCGGCCAGACAGGATTTGAACAGCCCCCCTGATGAAACAGGGGGCTGTATCCTGGTCTATGCAGATGACAGGGAAACAATAGCAAGTTAGAATGCGCGGGTGAGCTTCAAAATATGAGGTTCACCAGGAGGAATCGTGCGATGACGAAGTCATCACGAGTACTGATCGCTCTCATTCTCAGTCCGTACTTGATCTGGTCGATGGGTGGAAGCTCTGAGGCATCCGATGCCCACGAAAAAGAAAGCGTAGCGGAAAAACCCACATCTTCAGGGACGTCCCAGCCTCCGGTCGCCGCTGATGGCCAACCGACGTCATCCAAACCGGCTCCAGAAACGAAGCCTCAACTCCCGGTTGCTCCTGCATCGAAGAGTGACGCGTCGACTGAACACAAAGAGGTTGCGCCAGAGAAGCCTGGGGCCGGCCTTTCACAGACACCGGCTGGATCCGACAGCCAGCCGACCGCACCAAAGCCAACACCGGACGCAAAACCACACCAGCCGGCTACTCCCACACCTGCGCCGAAAGGGGAGGCATCAACCGAGCACAAAGAGATTGCGCCAGATAAACCTGGATCCGATAGTCAGTCGACAACGCCGAAACCGACGCCGGAAGCGAAGCCCCCGCCACCAGCCGTTCCCGCACCGAAGAGTGACGCGTCGACCGAACATAAGGAGATCGCGCCGAAAAAGCCTGCGTCCGACACTCAGTCGACAACACCCAAACCAACACCGGAAGCGAAGCCCCCGGTGGCTCCCCTGCCGAAGAGTGACTCCTCGGCGGAGCACAAAGAGGTCGTGCCGAAAAAGCCTGCGTCCGACAGTCAGTCGAACGCCCCCAAACCGGTGCCAGAAGTGAAACCGCAGCCGCCGGCCACTCCTACCATGAAGGCCGACCTTCCACCTGATCATGAGGTGAAAGACAAGGAGCCGGCTCTGAAGAAGACGCTGGGATCGCTGATCCTTTCGGTCAAGCTTGCGCTGATGGGGGATTCAAGGCTGTTCCACTACGAAATCGAAGTGGAAGATGATCAGCAAACGATTACCCTCAGCGGGCGTGTTTCGACAGAAGAAGAAAAGGCTGTCGCGAAGGAAGTAGCGCAGAAAGTTCATGGCGTTAAAGACGTCGTCAACAAACTCACCGTGGAGAAGGATTTAGCGAAAGCATTGATGAGGAAGCAGGATGAGACGCTTACCTCTTTGGTTAAAGAACGTTTTTCCAAGAGCGCTACGTTAAAGGCGGCCAACTTCGACGTGAAGACGGAGGAGGGGGTTGTTCTGATTAACGGAACGGTCCGTTTCCAGGTCATTGCCCTAGAGGCTGCTGAGGCTGCTAGGCAAGTGCCTGGGGTACGCGCCGTAAACACCGAAAAGGTACGGCTGGAGGGCGAGAGCTGATGCAGGGCCGCTCAGGCCACTTCTCTCGCTCTCCCACCATAGTGGAGAAAGCAGATAGCACAGGGGTCGAGACTCGCCCCCTGCTCCTCACCCGCGACTTCGGACTGGTCTGGTCCGGACAACTCATCTCTCAAATCGGCGACGGTGTCTCTAAGCTAGCCTTGCTGTGGTTTGTCTATGCCGTCACCGGATCGCCGCTCAAAACATCGGTGATCGCACTGCTTCAGACTATTCCTCCGATTGTGTTGGGGCCCATTATCGGGGTCTATGTCGATCGGCTTCCGAAAAAGGTATTGCTGATCACCAGCGATTTGCTGCGGGCGTTGCTGATCGGGTTGATCCCGTGCCTGATTCCTGTTGAGTCCTTTACGGTATCAGTGCTCTACGTATTGGTTCTCCTGCACGCGGTTGCCTCAGCGGTGTTCGGGCCGGCTCTCACCGCCTCTATTCCCGCGTTCGTCCCCAAAACGCAGTTCACGGCGGCCAACGCGTTGCTCCAGGGCACTACGAGTCTCGGCATCATTTTTGGTCCTGCGATGAGTGGATTAGGGATCGCTGCATACGGATCACAGGAAGTCTTATGCCTCAATGCGGCGACGTACGTGATTTCAGCCGCGTGCCTCATGCTGGTCCGCTTTGGCAAGCCTGCTGCGATCACGCCATCGCTTGCAGCAACGCCGACAATGTTGCAGGATCTTGTCGAAGGATTTCGCTATTGTGTAGTCACCCAACCTGGACTGTTGCTCCTCACGGGTACCGCAGCGCTCCACACGTTCGGCAGTAGCGCGCTGAATGCGCTTTTCCCAGTGTTTGCGAGAAAAATGCTGGGACTGGGGCCGGTCGAGGTTGGTTATTTATGGTCGGCACTCGGTGTCGGATTGCTGTTCACGTCCATTGGGCTTCTATGGGTGACCAATTGGATGGTCAAAGATCGCCTTTGGTTGATCGTGGGCACGAGTGTGATGAGCGGCGTCGCTCTCTATGGGTTGACATGGACAGGCGATCCGTATCTGGCGGGTCTCCTCATGGGACTTGTGGGTTGTGGGTTAGGCTCCTTCACGCCGATTGCGTGGGGAATTATTCAAGAGGTTGCGCCAGGCCATATGGTCGGGCGCGTGCTGGGACTCTATGGGACCGGCGCCATGACCGCCGCTATCGGCGGAATCTCTGCGTTCGGTTGGATCACGGAGCAGCAGGGACCAGAAACCGGCTTGCTCGGCATAGGGGTTATTCTATTGCTGTCAGCGTTGGTCGCAGCGCGGATGAGTCGGGCAACTGTCGTCACATCGTAGTGAGGGGAAGCGTATGAGCGACGTGATTCGATGGAATGATCAGTATTACATCCTGGCTTCATCCTCGCTGGCTGATGCCCGCACCGAAGTCTTGAAGCATGGAGAGACCTTCGCAGTGTTTGATCGGTACGGCGAAATTCACCAGGTCGTTCCTGGTCCACAGGGGCTGTATCATGAAGGGACTCGGTTTCTTTCACGATTTGAGTTGTCGCTCGGGACCCAGCGTCTCATGATGCTGAGCGCTTCAGCGAAAGAGGACAATGCGCTCTTTACAGTAGATTTCACCAACTCAGACATAATGTTGGAAAACCAACGGTACGTTCCGCGGGGGACGCTTCATCTTTCTCGCACACGATTTCTCTGGCAAGGGACGTGGCACGAGCGTATCCGCATTCATAACTATGGAACGACAAGACTTCCCCTTTCGATCACGATCGGACTCGAAGCTGATTTTGCCGACCTCTTTGAGGCGAGAGGGAGAACGCGGCCGCGCCGCGGTGGGCGTCTCAAAACCATTCGATCCAAATCCGGACTCGTATTTGGGTACAAAGGGCTGGATGAGGTCATCCGTCGAACCCATGTGCGGTGCTCGCCGGCTCCGAAACAAGTAATGGCCGACGGGTTCAGGATTGAGTCACGCATCTCTCCGCATACCGACCTGACATGGGAAATCGCCATTTCCTGCGAAGTGAAGCAGCGACGGAATCGAGTGGTTCTCAACTACGATCGAGCTCAGCATGAAGCAGAGGGCGCGTTACGGAAAGCCAGAGCTTCGGATGCGCACATCTACACGTCAAATGAACAATTCAATCATTGGTTAAACCGGTCGCTGGCCGATCTCCATATGCTGATCTCGGACACACCGCAGGGACTTTATCCCTATGCGGGCGTCCCCTGGTTCAGCGTTCCGTTCGGCCGAGACGGTATCATCACCGCACTGCAAATGCTCTGGATGAATCCCGATATCGCGCGCGGAGTGCTGGGGTTTCTTGCGGCGACGCAGGCGACGGAAGCTCGGCCGGAGCAGGATGCGGAGATCGGAAAAATATTGCACGAGACTCGTCAAGGCGAGATGGCCGCGCTAGGGGAAATCCCATTCGGTCGATACTATGGGAGTGTCGACGCCACCCCACTGTTCATTGTACTGGCAGGCGCCTACTACAACAGAAGCGGCGATCGTGAGTTCCTTGTCACCCTCTGGCCGCATATTCAGCGTGCACTCGAGTGGATCGATCAGGCTGGTGATCCAACGGGCATGGGTTTCACAACCTATGCGAGACGGTCTGCCAAGGGCCTCGTGCATCAAGGATGGAAAGATTCACACGATTCTATTTTTCATGCCGACGGGACGGCAGTGGAGGGGCCGGTTGCGCTGTGTGAGGTCCAGGCCTATGTGTATCGAGGCAAGCGAGCTGCAGCGGATTTGGCAAGGATTCTAGGGGATCACGACCATGCCGATCGATTGCTGAAAGAAGCGGACTCACTTCAGGAACGGTTCGAGCGGGCGTTTTGGTGCGAGGAACTCGGCTCTTACGCGATTGCTTTGGACGGGCGGGGGAAGCCATGCCGTGTGCGGTCCTCGAATGCGGGTCATTGCCTGTATGGTGGTATAGCCGAGCAGAAGCGTGGACTTCGGACCGCGCACACACTCTTAGGAGAGGAGTTCTTCAGCGGATGGGGCATCCGAACGATCGCGACCTCCGAGGCACGATACAACCCGATGTCCTATCATAATGGGTCGGTATGGCCTCACGACAACGCCATGATTGCGGCTGGCATGGCGGATTACGGCGACAAGCAAGGAGCCATGAAGGTCTTGACCGGAATCTTCGATGCCAGTCTGTTTATCGCGCTTCATCGGTTGCCGGAATTATTCTGCGGATTCTCTCGACGTCCTGGTGAAAGCCCCACGCTCTATCCGACGGCTTGCTCTCCGCAAGCTTGGGCTGCCGGGGCCGGCTTCCAGCTTCTACAGGCCTGCATGGGTTTGCAAATCGATGGAACTCGTCGCCTCGTCACTTTCGACCGTCCCGTGCTTCCACCGTTCCTTGAGCGGGTTCAGATTCGGAACCTCTCGATCGGAACCGCCCGTCTTGATCTCGTACTCGATCGACATGAGAGCGAAGTGGCGGTGAGGGTTGCCCGCCGAGTTGGTGAGGCAGAAGTTGTGCACGTGGTCTAGGCCGGCATTACTCGGTAGGCCTGATTCCTTCTCACTCATATCTCAGCGCTTCGATCGGGTTCAGCTTCGAGGCCTTGTTGGCGGGATACAGGCCGAAAAACAATCCCACGATCAAAGAGAACAGAAACGAGGCCACCACGGCTTCGGTGTTGATGATGGTCGGCCACCCGATCATGGTGGTGAGCAACAAGGATATCCCGATGCCTGCGGCGACACCGAGCACTCCACCGATTGCCGTCATGATAATCGCTTCGATAAGAAACTGCAGCAAGATGTGCGCGCGTTTGGCACCGACAGCCATGCGCAATCCGATTTCCCTCGTCCGTTCCGTCACCGACACGAGCAGGATATTCATGATGCCGATGCCACCGACGATCAACGAAATCGAGGCGATGCTCATCAACATGAACATCATGGTCTGGCTCGTGCCGGCGATCGTCTTAGCGATATCCTCCATCGTGCGGATCGTGAAATCGTCGTCTTCGGATTGGTGTAGTCGATGTCTCGCCCTCAACAGCTCCTTGATGTCGTCTGCAGCGGCAGGGATATCGTCTCGGGTTACGGTCGCCACCAGAATGATTCCGACGGTTCCTAAAAACTTCGTCCCTAGAACCTTGCGCTCGGCTGTTGAGAATGGAAGCACCACGAAGTCGTCCTGGTCCTGCCCTGTGATAGATTGGCCTTTCGAGGCCAGGACGCCGATAACTCTGAGTGGAACATTTCTGATACGAATCTCGCTTCCCACGACCTCTTCCCCGGTCTCGAACAGATTCTGGACAACCGTTTTCCCCAAAACTGCAACTTTCGCCGCTGAATCGAGGTCAGACTGAGTGAAGAAATTCCCTTGGGCGATGGGCCAGTTCCGAATATCGGGAAAGACAGGGGTTGTTCCGAAGACGACCGTGCTCCAGTTCTTGTTTTCTCGGATGGCTTGAAGGACTGATCGTGAGCCGTACATCGCGGTCGTGACACTCGAGACTTTTTTCTCGATCTCCTCTGCATCGTCGACTGTCAGGGTCGAAATGGAGCCGAGTCCGCCGCGGACACCGCCGACCGTGGTCGCGCCTGGGACGATAATCAGAACATTGGTGCCAAGACTCGAGATTTCAGCCTGGACAGAGGCCGTCGCGCCCTGACCCAGGCTGACCATGGCGACCACTGCGCCGATTCCGATAATGATGCCCAGCATCGTCAATCCGGCTCGCAAAGGATTCCGGCGGAGAATGCGAAGGGCGGAAACGAGGGTGAGCCAGAAAAAAGACATAAGAATAGTCCTCAGCCTCAGCCCTCAACGCTCGGAGGTGACTCTTCGGTTACTGGTTGCGAGCTAATAGCTGATCGCTGATAGCTCCTCTTCTTCATCTCATTCCCCGACTCGGTTCGAACCCAGGCGGCAATTTCTTCTGGGCCTGCTCTTCCTCTGTCTCAAGACCTACGATGACGCGGTCTCCTTCCTTCAATACACCATCCACAATTTCAGTGGAGAGTGAGTCTGCAATGCCGGTCGTGACATCCACTTGACGGGGCTGGTTATCGGAGTCCACCACCCAGACTCGGGTCGCTTTTCTGTCGAGCGGTACGTTTGGCATGCGGAATCTCAGCGCGCCGTTCGGCACCCGCAGCGGATATTCCTTGCGGGACGTAACGATTGTCACGTTTGCCGTCATGCCCGGCTTTAGTTTCAGCTCGGGATTGCTCACAGTGATGACCACGTCATAGGTCACGACGTTCTGAATACTAATGGGTGCGTTGCGCACCTGTGTCACGACGCCTTCGAAGAACTGTTTCGGATAGGCGTCGACACGGAAATTCGCTTCCGTGCCTTCCTTGACGCCGCCAATGTCTGATTCACTGACGTTGGCGTTGACCTGCATCTGGGTCAGGTCTTGGGCAATCACAAAGAGAATCGGTGTTTGGAAGGCCGCGGCCAGAGTTTGGCCGACATCCACGTTTCGGGAAACCACGATTCCATCCACCGGCGAGTAGATCGTCGTGTAGCCAAGATCCAATTCCGCAGAAGCCAGCGCCGCCTGGGCTTGATCGAGCTGCGCCTGCAGAACCTCGACGTTGGCCGCCGCATCTCGATAGTTGGTCTCAGCGAGATCAACGTCCGCTTGTGAAACGAACGCCTGTGGTCGTAGTGCCGCCATGCGATCAAATTCCCGCTTGCGCTGTGTAGCCGATACGTCGGCCTTTGCGAGGTTCCCCTTGGCGCTCTTTACGGCAGCGCGTGCTTGGCTCAAGCGGGCCTTGAACGATTTTTGATCGATCTGCGCAAGGACCTGTCCCTTTGTGACCTGTGAATTGAAATCAGCGAACAGTTGCGACACTTTGCCGGAAACCTGGCTGCCGACCTGGACGGAGATTACCGGATTGACGGTGCCGGTCGCCGTGACAATGGCCGTGATCGGGCCTCGATCGACGAGGGCTGTCTTGTACTGGATCGGAGGAGTCCCGGAGGTCCACCAATGCCACATGCCCCCTCCGCCGATGACCATGATCATCACGATGCCGATCAACCAGGGCAGACGAGATTGTCTCGATGGTGCATGGATCGGGATCGCTGGAATAGCTCCTCTCTGTTCAGGGAATGAATCGGACGGTCGATGTGCCAGTGCAGCCTCGGTGTGATCATGAACGACTTCCGTGACGGGAACAGAAGGTTTGGGCTCATGGGGATTAGTGGTCATGATGCATTACTTGGGTGGTTTCGGTATGAGTATGAATCTTACGATTATACTGGTTCGCGATGATCTTCCGACCCTCTTCCCCGAGCAAGAGCGCGAGAGCTCCGAGTACGAGTGGTCCAAAGATCCAGAGAGGCAAAGGGCTGGTTCCGAAGACCTGGTTCCCAATCGGCGTGTAGGCAATCAGCGACAGAATGATGAGTTCTGTAAGTATCCCCCATACAATCAACGGATTGGTCCCCCATCCGAGCTTGGAAACCGAGAGATGATCAGACCGACAAGCGAAGACGTTGGCCACCTGGGCCAGGACGATTCCGGCAAAGGTGACGGTTGTTGCCTGCTTATATAAAGGTGAGGACCAATCCAGGTGAGTTCCCCATGTCCAGCCTTGACTGTAGAGAAAAAGAAAGAATCCTCCCATCGCCACGACCGCTTCGATGACGCCGAGGAAAAGATAAGCACGTAACAGGATTGGGAGGCTCAGCAGTCGCTCGCTTCGTGCGCGCGGCGGAAGGTCCATGACATCGGATTGGGGCCGCTCTGTCCCGAGACCTAGGGCGGGGATCATATCGGTTCCGAGGTCGACTGCCAAGATTTGCGGGATTGTGAGGGACAACGGCATGCCGATGAAACCATAGCCAAGAAATGGGACTATTTCCGGGACGTTGCTCGCCAGTATATAGGACGAGAATTTTCGAATGTTGTCATAGACAGTACGGCCCTCTTCGATCGCACTCACGATCGTTGCAAAGTTGTCGTCAAGCAGTATCATGTCGGCCGTTTCTTTGGCGACATCCGTGCCGGTGATGCCCATTGCGATGCCGATGTCGGCTTTCTTGAGAGCCGGCGCGTCGTTGACTCCGTCGCCGGTGACCGCGACCACTTCCCCCATCTCTTTGAATGTGGAGACGATCCGCATCTTGTGGCGCGGGGCCATCCGGGCAAAGACTGGGTCCGGTTCGCCTGGCCGAGCCGGGGTCAGCAGCTGACGGAGTTGCTCGTCGCTCGTCTTGTCGAGCTGCGACCCTTCGATGACCGGGACGAAACTGCTCGGTGACGGTGCCGCCTGGTTAGGAACCAGGCCGATCTTGCGTGCAACAGCCAGTGCCGTGAGCGGATGGTCGCCGGTGACCATAACGATGCGGACACCGGCTCTTTGGCATTTCGTGATGGCCTCCGGCACTTCTCGGTGCGGTGGATCCATCATGGCCACGAGTCCGAGGAACGTCAGGTCTGACTCAATCGTTTCCACTTCAATATGCTCAGGCTGATGGGCCACTTCGCGCATGGCGACGGCGAGCACGCGGTAGGCCTGCTCGGCAAAGGACCGGCTCTGGCTCAGGATGCGTGTGCGCTCATCCGAGGTCATGGTTATGGCATTGCCATGGACGTGAGTGCTGGCGCAGAGAGGTAAGACCGATTCCGGAGCGCCCTTGGTGAATGCCATGAGTCGTCCTTCTGCCCAATGGAGGGTGCTCATCCGCTTCCGATCTGCATCGAATGCCAACTCCCCCATTCGCCACAGGGGAGGCTGGTGGGCCAGCCCATGTTCGATGGCAAATTCCAACAACGCAACTTCCGTAGGATCGCCGGTGACTACGAAACGTCCATCGGACTTTCTGACACGCTTGGCGTTGTGGCAGTGGAGGAGCACGTCAAAAAAGGGTCGCCATCGCTGTGCGTCGGTAGTGCTGACCAAGCGCCCTCTGGCAAAGAAACAGCCTTCTCGTGATTCAATCACAAGTCCATCGGCGAAAAAGCGATCCACTTTCATGCGATTTTCCGTCAATGTCCCCGTCTTATCCGTACAAATTACCTTGGTGCAGCCGAGGGTCTCCACTGAGGGCAGGTGCTTGATCAATGCGTTACGTTTTGCCATGCGTTGGCTGCTCATGGCGAGGGCGAGAGTAACAGTCGGGAGTAAACCCTCCGGCACGTTCGCCACGATGATGCCGATGCCGAAGATCGCACTGATCCAGAATCCGAGTCCCGTTGAGACACCGATCACGAAGAACGTGGCTCCCATAGCCAATGAAATGACGCCGACAATACGGGTGACCTTAATGATCTCTTGCTGAAGGGGGCTGAATGCAGTTTCGACCGTGGTAGTGAGGGCGGCGATCTTGCCGAATTCCGAACGCATTCCAGTGGCAAAGACCACGGCGCGACCATGTCCCGATAGGATGGTGGTGCCGGCAAAGACAAGATTCTGGAGGTCGAGCCAGTGCCCGTCTTGTGTGGCCTCGGCTATCCGTCGTTTTGGTCTTGATTCGCCGGTCAAAGCGGCATTGTCTACCCGCATTCCCTCCGCTTCGATGAGACGTCCATCGGCCGGCACCCGTTCGCCTTCTTCTAAAATCAGCACATCGCCGGGCACAATTTCGCTCCGTGCGGCTTCGACGAATTGCCCGCCTCTTGTGACCCACGCCTTGCTCGGCAGCAGACAGCGAAGTGCCTGAACGGCGTGTTCCGCTTTGTATTCCTGAAAAAAGGCGAACCCAGCGTTGATGATGATGACGCCGAGGATGGCCCAACCCAGCGTTGCCATCCCCTCACCGGGTTGCATGAAGTCGGCCGCAAAGGAGAGACCGGCGGCGATCCAGAGGAGGATGGCGAGGAAGTGGGTGAAATGGCGTACGAGCCCACGGAGGGGTGAGTAGCGATCCGGCTCGACGAGCACATTCGGTCCGTATTGAGCCAATCGCCGTTGAGCCTCATCGAAAGCCAGACCTCCGTTGCTGGTTTCCAGCCGCTTCAGCACATCTTCAATCCGAAGCTGGTGAATGTCGTGATGGTTCAACTCAGGCACGGGCGCCTCGCACGATCAGTACGGAGCAGGGGGCATGTCTCAGCAAGCTCTCAGACACGCTGCCGAGATGGAGCCTCTCGGTCTTGGTCAAATCACGAGCGCCGATAACCAGCAGCTGGTCATGATTGGCCTCAATATATTTCACGATGGTATCGATGACGTGGTTCATCTGGATCTGTGTGACCACGGGATAGCCTTCTTTGATGAAATCGCCCCGCAGGCCGTTGACCAACGCGGTGGCTCGTTCCATGACCGGTCGTTTCAATTCAGCCAGCTGTGACTCAGACAGATAGCGTGCCGCGAAGTCCGTGACGGGACTTTCAACCGAGGTCAGAATCGTAACGGTGGCGGATTCAGGAAGGATGCGGGATCGAAGAAACTTGGCGGCCGCCCGTGACGGTTTGGAGTCATCGACCGCAAGGGCAACATGGAGCAGGTTCGGCAGCGGCTGTTTCACGACTAAAACCGAACAAGCAGCCGTCAATGCCACTTGCCGTGAGATGCTTCCCAACAAGAATCCCTGAATGTCGCTCAAGCCACGCGATCCCATAACGATCAGACTCGCCTTCAATCGTCTCGCGTGTTTCACGATCGTGTTCGCAAGTGGGCCGTGAGCCATGATGGTCTGGAGTTTGGTACGTGGTGCAGTAGTCGCCTGGCCCAGGGCGACACGGGCTGATCGTGCCGCGTCTCGAAGAAGAATGCTGCCGGCCTTTTCCATGGCGGCTAGCGCGCGGCGTTCGCCAAGCGCATTCTTGCCTGTGAGCGATTGAATGGCAGGTTTATCGATCACATGCAACAACGTGACATGTTCGGGCTCGCGACTGGCAAAGGCCTCAAGCGCTTGAATCCCCCACTGTGAATACTCCGATCCATCTATGGCACATAAGATCCGCATGATCGATCCCCTTCCTTGCTTGTGGGATAGTATGAAAAACGTTTCAGGTATCAGACCTGCATTGGATGTGCCTGTGGGATGGAGAGAGATAGACGAAGAATCTCTCATATACCAAAGATTTAAGCGCGGAGACCACGCTTTGGCCAACCAGGATGTTGAGGCATTTTGCAGCAGAGGTAGTGACAGCACTGTGGTGATTGGCGTCAGTGAGCACAAGTCTCGTGACTTGAAAATGAAAAAGGACGGCGCTTCCACTAAGGAGGGGCGATGAAGAAGACAAAAACGAAAAGGGTAAAAGTCGTCAAGGTCAAATACTTCGATTCCATGACAGTCAGCCAGGTCATGGAGAAAGAAGTGCAATTCGTCCGTACGAAAACGAAGGGAAATGTGATTGCCTCCCTCATGATCGAAGGCTTCGGGGCCGTTCCGGTTGTGGAGAACGGGCGTAAGCTAGCCGGTATCGTCAGCGAACATGATCTCTTGGCGGCCGTCGACGATGGTCACCATCTTGGTGTTGTTTCAGCTAAAGACATCATGACCTCCAATCCCTATTCAGTTCGGCCTGAAACGACACTCGGAACGTTGGTTCACGTCCTGCGCGCCAGCGATCTGGTCCGCGTCCCCGTCGTGGATGCCAAGGATAAACTGATCGGTATCATCGCGAGACGCGATGTCTTGCGAACCTATCTGGCGACTGGTGGGAAACGAGAACACTGAGGAGTCTACTATGAGACAAACAGAATTCTTCTTAAAAGCCTGCGATCCGAAAATCTTGACCGTAGGACAGCTCATGCAAGACGCGGTTACGCGATGCACGACGCGTACCGACGCTTCGACCGTTGCCCATCTAATGACTCACCGAAACTACGGGAGCTTGCCTGTTGTAGATGAGGAGGGGACGTTGGTTGGGATCGTGACCGAATACGATCTGTTGCAGGCCATGCTCGAGGGGCGAGATCTCCGGAAGATTCTCGCCACGGAAATTATGTCGGCCCATCCTGTGGCCGTGACTGAAGATCAAACCCTTGGTCAAGTGGCCGATCTGTTCCAAGACCGCTATCTCACCCGTGTGCCGGTGGTCCGAAACAACAAACTAGTGGGGATTCTTGCGCGGCGGGATCTGCTCTTCGGCTATATGAAAGCGTCGCAGTATTGGTCCTGATGTCGTACAGCATCAAACGTATCTTGCTAGGATGCCTGGTCCGTTACACTACCGGGAATTTACGTCCTGATGGCTCAACCA is a genomic window of Candidatus Nitrospira kreftii containing:
- a CDS encoding hypothetical protein (conserved protein of unknown function), whose amino-acid sequence is MRQTEFFLKACDPKILTVGQLMQDAVTRCTTRTDASTVAHLMTHRNYGSLPVVDEEGTLVGIVTEYDLLQAMLEGRDLRKILATEIMSAHPVAVTEDQTLGQVADLFQDRYLTRVPVVRNNKLVGILARRDLLFGYMKASQYWS
- a CDS encoding hypothetical protein (conserved protein of unknown function) yields the protein MKKTKTKRVKVVKVKYFDSMTVSQVMEKEVQFVRTKTKGNVIASLMIEGFGAVPVVENGRKLAGIVSEHDLLAAVDDGHHLGVVSAKDIMTSNPYSVRPETTLGTLVHVLRASDLVRVPVVDAKDKLIGIIARRDVLRTYLATGGKREH